One genomic segment of Pongo pygmaeus isolate AG05252 chromosome 19, NHGRI_mPonPyg2-v2.0_pri, whole genome shotgun sequence includes these proteins:
- the LOC134738688 gene encoding uncharacterized protein LOC134738688 yields the protein MSRNEAEARHLPPPLRLPCSSQLALYFLETAIFLPPLPHSPVSTIISITMIAITILTITNTIIIAITILTLTILTIINTSVFTITITIVITTFTITILTIIIIVTLPILKIIIIIIITITVIVTITILTIIILIIITIILTITITVIITTFAITILIITITITTITILTITMFTFTILTIIITFIILNITITSLSPPPPSPSPSSPSSSPPSQ from the coding sequence ATGTCTAGAAATGAGGCAGAGGCCCGACATCTTCCACCCCCACTAAGGTTGCCTTGCAGTTCCCAGCTGGCTCTATACTTCCTAGAAACTGCCATTTTTCTGCCTCCATTACCTCATAGCCCAGTCAGCACCATTATCAGCATCACCATGATCGCCATCACCATCCTTACAATCACCAACACTATCATCATCGCCATCACCATTCTTAccctcaccattctcaccatcatcaaCACCAGCGTCTTCACCATAACTATCACTATCGttatcaccaccttcaccatcaccatcctcaccataaTAATTATTGTCACCCTCCCCATCCtcaaaatcatcatcattatcatcattaccatcactgtCATCGTCACtatcaccattctcaccatcatcatcctcatcatcatcaccattatcctcACCATAACTATCACTGTTATCATCACCACCTTCGCCATCACCAtccttatcatcaccatcacaatcaccaccatcaccattctcaccatcaccATGTTCACCTttaccattctcaccatcattatcaccttcATCATCCTCAACATAACTATCACTTCATtatcaccacctccaccttcaccatcaccatcctcaccatcatcatcaccaccatcacaatga